A window of Streptomyces gilvosporeus contains these coding sequences:
- a CDS encoding MmcQ/YjbR family DNA-binding protein, translating into MPPEEVAALALALPEVTEEEPYGPKRPVYKVGGSIFAMLAAATKAHPEQVTVKCEPHLALHLCQQHTAVRPWYQGRRWHWITVHLDEGTVPAEELTEMLHHAWECVVTDLPPATRERLHNLRHGQQRRP; encoded by the coding sequence ATGCCCCCCGAAGAAGTCGCGGCGCTCGCCCTGGCGTTGCCGGAGGTGACGGAGGAGGAACCGTACGGCCCCAAAAGGCCCGTCTACAAAGTCGGCGGCAGCATCTTCGCCATGCTCGCGGCAGCGACAAAAGCACACCCCGAGCAGGTGACCGTCAAGTGCGAACCCCACCTCGCCCTGCACCTGTGCCAACAACACACGGCGGTACGCCCGTGGTACCAAGGGCGCCGGTGGCACTGGATCACCGTGCACCTGGACGAAGGCACCGTGCCCGCCGAAGAGCTCACCGAGATGCTCCACCACGCCTGGGAATGCGTGGTGACCGACCTGCCCCCCGCCACCCGCGAACGGCTGCACAACCTCCGCCACGGACAGCAGCGACGTCCCTGA
- a CDS encoding VOC family protein produces the protein MPFAPCLSVKDTAASIAFYKKLGFDVDSSTASPGDDIHMLTYQGGFCGMLYSNADLKKWLPVLADTPIGFAGMFYLAVNDFEAAHDHIADHAEIIKDTDTDHTGQRMFYFRDPDGYVIGINDQAALQASDLGKYA, from the coding sequence ATGCCGTTCGCTCCCTGCCTCAGCGTCAAGGACACCGCCGCCAGCATCGCGTTCTACAAGAAGCTCGGCTTCGACGTCGATTCCAGCACCGCCAGCCCAGGGGACGACATTCACATGCTGACCTACCAGGGCGGATTCTGCGGGATGCTCTACAGCAACGCCGACCTGAAGAAGTGGCTGCCTGTCCTGGCGGACACTCCCATCGGGTTCGCCGGCATGTTCTACCTTGCCGTGAACGACTTCGAGGCCGCCCACGACCACATCGCCGACCACGCCGAGATCATCAAGGACACCGACACCGACCACACCGGCCAGCGCATGTTCTACTTCCGCGACCCCGACGGCTACGTCATCGGCATCAACGACCAGGCCGCCCTCCAGGCCAGCGACCTCGGCAAATACGCCTGA
- a CDS encoding RNaseH domain-containing protein has protein sequence MSRRPDGQSACEMRGEDRRVSAEFSATNAWADTKQGQNPTSLEIHISFHQPDDDPADLAHYIHTDKANRLPLILHLAKLMEEYIP, from the coding sequence GTGTCACGTCGTCCGGACGGCCAGAGCGCGTGCGAGATGCGCGGGGAGGATCGGCGCGTTTCGGCGGAATTCAGCGCGACCAATGCCTGGGCCGACACGAAGCAAGGGCAGAACCCCACCTCCCTGGAGATCCACATCTCCTTCCACCAGCCCGACGACGATCCGGCTGACCTCGCCCACTACATCCACACGGATAAAGCCAACCGCCTCCCTCTGATCCTGCACCTGGCGAAACTCATGGAGGAATACATCCCATGA
- a CDS encoding helix-turn-helix domain-containing protein, with translation MGLEIESRPSELPYIERVWRSRSDEVGRMTSIATSHWELVFWEHHGQVQAAVLGPEPKACLAPVPMNATFFGISFALGTSMPHIPISRLVGSSAEIPDVTRRSVWLKGSAWHPPDYDNAEAFVRRMVREGIVDCDPIVPAVLDGATPDVSERTLQRRFVAATGLTRGAIRQIHRAREAAVLIQEGASAQDVVHRLGYFDQPHLARSLTRYIGRTATRLSSPDRAEPLSLLYKTSASMPA, from the coding sequence TTGGGTCTGGAGATCGAGAGCAGGCCGTCGGAGCTGCCGTACATCGAGCGGGTATGGCGCAGCCGCAGCGACGAAGTGGGCCGGATGACGTCGATCGCGACATCGCACTGGGAGCTCGTCTTCTGGGAGCACCACGGTCAGGTCCAGGCGGCCGTACTGGGCCCAGAACCCAAGGCATGCCTGGCCCCCGTCCCCATGAACGCCACGTTCTTCGGCATCAGCTTTGCCCTCGGCACCTCGATGCCGCACATACCGATCAGCCGGCTCGTGGGCAGTAGCGCGGAGATACCCGACGTGACGCGGCGCTCCGTCTGGCTGAAGGGGTCCGCTTGGCACCCGCCCGATTACGACAACGCGGAGGCGTTCGTACGGCGCATGGTGCGTGAGGGCATTGTGGACTGCGACCCGATCGTGCCCGCTGTGCTCGACGGTGCTACTCCCGATGTCTCCGAACGCACCCTCCAGCGCCGCTTTGTCGCGGCGACGGGCCTCACCCGGGGCGCCATCCGGCAGATCCACCGCGCCCGTGAGGCGGCGGTACTGATCCAGGAGGGTGCGTCGGCCCAGGACGTCGTGCACCGGCTGGGCTACTTCGACCAGCCGCATCTGGCGCGGTCCTTGACCCGGTACATCGGCCGGACCGCCACTCGGCTGAGCTCTCCGGACAGGGCGGAGCCCCTGTCGCTTCTGTACAAGACCTCGGCCTCGATGCCCGCATAG
- a CDS encoding dihydrofolate reductase family protein yields MRKVVSGLFVSLDGVAQSPNEWQFAFDEEMGAALGKTLETADTILLGRVTFTEWAGYWPTVTSGEDAGFAKWINDSPKYVVSSTLDSVEDWANSTLINGDLAAAIEELKAGEGKDITVAGSPTLVRSLLEQDLLDELVLLIHPVVAGEGRKKLFDDDAALKKLELVSAQPTSSGVIIATYRPTR; encoded by the coding sequence ATGCGCAAGGTCGTTTCGGGTCTGTTCGTCTCGCTCGACGGTGTCGCTCAGTCGCCGAACGAGTGGCAGTTCGCATTCGACGAGGAGATGGGCGCGGCGCTGGGGAAGACGCTGGAGACGGCCGACACGATTCTGCTGGGCCGGGTGACCTTCACCGAGTGGGCCGGGTACTGGCCGACGGTGACCAGCGGCGAGGACGCCGGTTTCGCCAAGTGGATCAACGATTCGCCCAAGTACGTCGTCTCCTCCACGCTTGACAGTGTCGAGGACTGGGCGAACAGCACGCTCATCAACGGCGATCTGGCGGCCGCGATCGAGGAGCTCAAGGCCGGCGAGGGCAAGGACATCACCGTCGCGGGCAGCCCGACGCTGGTGCGTTCGCTGCTGGAGCAGGACCTGCTGGACGAACTGGTACTGCTGATCCACCCGGTAGTGGCTGGCGAGGGCCGCAAGAAGCTGTTCGACGACGACGCCGCCCTGAAGAAGTTGGAGTTGGTGAGCGCCCAGCCGACCAGCAGCGGAGTGATCATCGCGACCTACCGTCCGACGCGCTGA
- a CDS encoding aldehyde dehydrogenase family protein — protein MARYASPGSTDAVMSYQSRYDHWIGGAFVAPALGRYFDNPTPVNGQTFCEVARGTAEDVERALDAAHAAAPGWARTPAAERAGVLNKIADRMEANLEALAVAESWENGKPVREALAADIPLAVDHFRYFAGALRAQEGTLSEIDEDTVAYHFHEPLGVVAQIIPWNFPLLMAAWKLAPALAAGNAVVLKPAEQTPASVHFLMSLIADLLPPGVVNIVNGFGTEAGKPLASSPRVAKVAFTGETTTGRLIMQYASEHLRPVTLELGGKSPNIFFDDVSALMDDFQDKAVEGFTMFALNQGEVCTCPSRALIQRGHYADFLAAGVARTEKIVQGHPLDTDTMIGAQASNDQLEKILSYLDIGQKEGARVLTGGSRAELGGELEGGYYVRPTIFEGNNDMRVFQEEIFGPVVAVAPFSDFDDAIDIANDTLYGLGAGVWTRDGSTAYRAGRAIQAGRVWTNCYHAYPAHAAFGGYKQSGIGRENHKMMLDHYQQTKNIFCSYSPKKLGFF, from the coding sequence ATGGCCCGTTACGCCAGCCCGGGTTCCACCGATGCCGTCATGAGCTACCAGAGCCGCTACGACCACTGGATCGGCGGCGCGTTCGTGGCGCCGGCACTGGGCCGGTACTTCGACAATCCCACCCCGGTCAACGGTCAGACGTTCTGCGAGGTGGCACGCGGCACCGCCGAGGACGTCGAGCGCGCCCTGGACGCCGCGCACGCCGCCGCGCCCGGCTGGGCCCGTACCCCCGCCGCCGAGCGGGCCGGCGTCCTGAACAAGATCGCCGACCGGATGGAGGCCAACCTGGAGGCGCTGGCGGTCGCCGAGAGCTGGGAGAACGGCAAGCCCGTGCGGGAGGCGCTGGCGGCCGACATCCCCCTGGCCGTCGACCACTTCCGCTACTTCGCGGGCGCCCTACGCGCCCAGGAGGGCACCCTCTCGGAGATCGACGAGGACACCGTCGCGTACCACTTCCACGAGCCGCTGGGCGTGGTCGCCCAGATCATCCCCTGGAACTTCCCCCTCCTGATGGCCGCCTGGAAGCTCGCCCCCGCCCTGGCCGCGGGCAATGCCGTGGTCCTCAAACCGGCCGAACAGACCCCCGCCTCGGTGCACTTCCTGATGAGCCTGATCGCGGATCTGCTGCCGCCGGGCGTGGTCAACATCGTCAACGGCTTCGGCACGGAGGCGGGCAAACCGCTCGCCTCCAGCCCCCGGGTGGCCAAGGTCGCCTTCACCGGTGAGACCACCACCGGGCGCCTGATCATGCAGTACGCCTCCGAGCATCTGCGGCCGGTGACCCTCGAACTCGGCGGCAAGAGCCCCAACATCTTCTTCGACGACGTCTCCGCCCTGATGGACGACTTCCAGGACAAGGCCGTCGAGGGCTTCACCATGTTCGCCCTCAACCAGGGCGAGGTCTGCACCTGCCCGTCCCGGGCGCTGATCCAGCGGGGCCACTACGCGGACTTCCTGGCCGCGGGCGTGGCCCGTACGGAAAAGATCGTCCAGGGGCATCCGCTGGACACCGACACCATGATCGGCGCCCAGGCGTCCAACGACCAACTGGAGAAGATCCTCTCCTACCTGGACATCGGCCAGAAGGAAGGCGCCCGCGTCCTGACCGGCGGCTCCCGCGCCGAGTTGGGCGGGGAGCTGGAGGGCGGCTACTACGTCCGTCCGACGATCTTCGAGGGCAACAACGACATGCGGGTCTTCCAGGAGGAGATCTTCGGCCCCGTGGTGGCGGTCGCCCCCTTCTCCGACTTCGACGACGCGATCGACATCGCCAACGACACCCTCTACGGACTGGGCGCCGGCGTCTGGACCCGCGACGGCTCCACCGCCTACCGCGCCGGCCGCGCCATCCAGGCCGGCCGGGTGTGGACCAACTGCTACCACGCCTATCCCGCGCATGCGGCGTTCGGCGGCTACAAGCAGTCCGGCATCGGGCGGGAGAACCACAAGATGATGCTGGACCACTATCAGCAGACGAAGAACATCTTTTGTAGCTATTCGCCCAAGAAACTTGGATTCTTCTAG
- a CDS encoding helix-turn-helix domain-containing protein, producing the protein MVNPWLALESGADPVAHTRRVRRAHEAFLADGTVLPPVRRVVADSWRRSARARAASDGAAPIELDEAALRAYRDAHPLARAMPVFRELLGSIAQDGAHLIAVCDPQGRMLWVEGHPGVRRQAERMNFVVGARWDERHAGTNAPGTALASGHAVQIFAAEHYNRQVQRWTCAAAPLHDPRTGRLLGAVDITGGDHLAGPHSLALVRATARAAEAHLAYGTRESGSFLAALGRDEALLTVDGTRLRLGRRHSEIMVLLAHHPAGLTGEQLAVLLYGEREVSPVTLRAELSRLRQLAGPLLASRPYRLTRPTDTDLTAAETELAAGRLTAALDAYPGPLLPLSEAPGIRRLRTALEDRLRRALLTARDPALLRRWAGTPWGEHDLEVWEALEDTLPPHSPAREVPRATAGRLRTAYGLTGSSSAHSSAHDPRRPPGL; encoded by the coding sequence GTGGTCAACCCTTGGCTGGCGCTGGAGTCGGGTGCCGACCCGGTGGCACATACCCGCCGGGTGCGGCGGGCCCATGAGGCGTTCCTGGCCGACGGGACGGTGCTGCCGCCCGTACGCCGGGTGGTCGCCGACTCCTGGCGGCGCTCGGCGCGGGCGCGGGCCGCCTCGGACGGCGCGGCGCCCATCGAGCTGGACGAAGCCGCGCTGCGGGCCTACCGGGACGCCCACCCCCTGGCCCGGGCGATGCCCGTCTTCCGCGAGCTGCTGGGCAGCATCGCCCAGGACGGTGCGCATCTGATAGCGGTCTGCGATCCCCAGGGGCGGATGCTGTGGGTCGAGGGCCACCCCGGGGTACGGCGGCAGGCGGAGCGGATGAACTTCGTGGTCGGGGCGCGCTGGGACGAGCGGCATGCGGGCACCAACGCGCCGGGCACCGCGCTCGCCTCCGGCCATGCCGTACAGATCTTCGCGGCCGAGCACTACAACCGGCAGGTGCAGCGCTGGACCTGTGCGGCGGCCCCGCTGCACGATCCGCGGACCGGGCGGCTGCTGGGCGCCGTCGACATCACCGGCGGCGACCATCTGGCCGGCCCGCACAGCCTGGCCCTGGTCCGGGCCACCGCGCGCGCCGCAGAGGCCCATCTGGCGTACGGAACACGGGAGTCGGGGTCGTTTCTGGCGGCACTGGGCCGGGACGAGGCGCTGCTGACCGTGGACGGCACCCGGTTGCGGCTGGGCCGCCGGCACAGCGAGATCATGGTGCTGCTCGCCCACCACCCCGCGGGCCTCACCGGTGAGCAACTGGCCGTCCTCCTCTACGGCGAACGGGAGGTGAGCCCGGTGACCCTGCGCGCCGAGCTGTCCCGGCTGCGGCAGCTCGCCGGCCCGCTGCTCGCCTCGCGGCCCTACCGGCTGACCCGTCCGACCGACACCGATCTCACCGCGGCCGAGACGGAGTTGGCCGCCGGTCGCCTCACGGCCGCCCTGGATGCCTACCCCGGCCCGCTGCTGCCGCTCTCGGAGGCCCCCGGGATACGCCGGCTGCGCACCGCCCTGGAGGACCGGCTCCGGCGCGCCCTGCTGACCGCCCGCGACCCCGCGCTGTTGCGCCGCTGGGCGGGGACCCCCTGGGGCGAGCACGACCTGGAGGTCTGGGAGGCCCTGGAGGACACCCTGCCGCCGCACTCCCCGGCGCGCGAGGTCCCGCGCGCCACGGCCGGGCGTCTGCGGACGGCATACGGGCTGACCGGCTCGTCCTCGGCCCACTCGTCGGCCCACGATCCCCGCAGACCGCCGGGTCTCTGA
- a CDS encoding DUF6114 domain-containing protein, with amino-acid sequence MFLSARRARWGARLERVLPWPERRAALRRWRRTRPFWAGLLLLLGGAELLLVPLSPLTVLVSLGLGGLAAIGIGLALMVAGIFLWCAPAARHYVGINALILSVLSFAATNLGGFLVGMGLGIAGSAMGFGWTPVREGEPVEGTDPDGARPADRTTQAPPQASAPASARRALGRKILAAGLPVALLTAVGGPAQRAEATGVPAPPAPPTVHTTRFAPKGFTLAGVTEVPTANGPVKAMVLKMSAASLTDYRLTTRDRTGPQLGLDADTLNLRGEVTLYLTKFRGCLEGVLCLTFTPDTLPVPPVVPPFVYMTDVTAEQALVTSDLIVADGLRLHAGSRS; translated from the coding sequence GTGTTTCTGAGCGCGCGCCGTGCCCGCTGGGGCGCCCGCCTTGAGCGGGTACTGCCGTGGCCCGAGCGGCGGGCGGCGCTGCGCCGCTGGCGGCGGACCCGGCCGTTCTGGGCCGGGCTGCTGCTCCTGCTCGGCGGGGCGGAGCTGCTGCTGGTGCCGCTCTCACCGCTGACGGTCCTGGTGAGCCTGGGGCTCGGCGGGCTGGCGGCGATCGGTATCGGGCTGGCGCTGATGGTGGCGGGGATCTTCCTGTGGTGCGCCCCGGCCGCGCGCCACTACGTCGGCATCAATGCGCTGATCCTGTCGGTGCTCTCCTTCGCCGCGACCAATCTGGGCGGCTTTCTGGTGGGCATGGGCCTGGGGATCGCGGGCAGCGCGATGGGGTTCGGGTGGACGCCGGTGCGGGAGGGGGAGCCGGTGGAGGGGACGGATCCGGACGGCGCCCGGCCCGCGGACCGTACGACGCAGGCGCCGCCGCAGGCGTCGGCACCGGCATCGGCCCGCCGTGCCCTCGGCCGCAAGATCCTCGCCGCCGGCCTCCCCGTGGCACTGCTGACGGCCGTCGGGGGCCCTGCGCAGCGGGCCGAGGCGACCGGCGTACCGGCGCCACCGGCCCCGCCCACCGTGCACACCACGAGGTTCGCCCCCAAGGGCTTCACCCTCGCCGGGGTCACCGAAGTCCCGACGGCAAACGGTCCCGTCAAGGCCATGGTCCTGAAGATGTCGGCGGCCTCGCTCACCGACTACCGCCTCACCACCCGCGACCGCACCGGTCCCCAACTCGGCCTGGATGCCGACACGTTGAACCTCCGCGGCGAGGTGACCCTCTATCTCACCAAGTTCCGCGGCTGTCTGGAGGGCGTACTCTGCCTCACCTTCACCCCCGACACCCTCCCCGTCCCGCCGGTCGTGCCGCCCTTCGTCTACATGACCGATGTGACGGCCGAGCAGGCGCTGGTCACCTCCGATCTGATCGTCGCGGACGGGCTGCGGCTGCACGCCGGCTCGCGTTCCTGA
- a CDS encoding DUF6230 family protein yields the protein MAQGVLAASFAVSGTHFQVSSGKLTSSGLSSYVHTDRDTDGRGHPVALLGIGKASLADICQSAQVETPVGTVVFKLTAGGRAGPVSADSLVIDGEDLVGDARFGTAQIGRDAASLDAVPGVHGPKGKFGLQAGDIAVAGVRSHAWSATGGNFRLKGLRVSVSLDGEKCF from the coding sequence ATGGCCCAGGGCGTGCTGGCCGCCTCCTTCGCCGTCTCCGGCACCCACTTCCAGGTGTCCTCGGGCAAGCTGACCAGCAGCGGACTGTCCTCGTACGTGCACACCGACCGCGATACCGACGGCCGCGGCCATCCCGTCGCGCTGCTCGGCATCGGCAAGGCGTCGCTCGCCGACATCTGCCAGTCGGCGCAGGTCGAAACGCCGGTCGGCACGGTGGTGTTCAAGCTGACGGCGGGCGGCAGGGCCGGGCCGGTGTCCGCCGACAGCCTGGTCATCGACGGCGAGGACCTGGTCGGCGACGCCCGCTTCGGCACCGCGCAGATCGGCCGGGACGCCGCCTCGCTGGACGCCGTACCGGGTGTGCACGGCCCCAAGGGGAAGTTCGGACTCCAGGCCGGGGACATCGCGGTCGCCGGGGTCCGCTCGCACGCCTGGTCCGCCACCGGCGGCAACTTCCGGCTCAAGGGACTGCGGGTGAGCGTGAGCCTGGACGGCGAGAAGTGTTTCTGA
- a CDS encoding TetR/AcrR family transcriptional regulator has translation MNNSQQRGQGGSPAARGTERAQARRAELIATGRALFADTSYDALSMDDIARAAGVAKGLIYYYFTNKRGYYLAIIEDAVAQLVERAGSTHDLPPVERVQRTVDGYLRYAQHHQAAYRAIVTGGVGSDAEVLAIRDAVRARLLRTIARGAWGREEIPPLARIALTGWLTSVEGVTLDWIAAPEIPRETVTALLVRGLGDTLRLIEEYEPTCPAPSRPSS, from the coding sequence TTGAATAATAGTCAACAGCGCGGACAGGGCGGCTCCCCGGCCGCCCGCGGCACCGAACGCGCCCAGGCGCGGCGCGCCGAACTCATCGCCACCGGACGCGCGTTGTTCGCCGACACCTCATACGACGCGCTGTCCATGGACGACATCGCCCGCGCGGCCGGCGTGGCCAAGGGCCTGATCTACTACTACTTCACCAACAAGCGCGGCTATTACCTCGCGATCATCGAGGACGCCGTGGCCCAGCTGGTCGAGCGCGCGGGCAGCACCCACGACCTGCCGCCCGTCGAACGCGTCCAGCGCACCGTGGACGGCTATCTGCGCTACGCCCAGCACCACCAGGCCGCCTACCGCGCCATCGTCACCGGCGGCGTCGGCTCCGACGCCGAGGTGCTGGCGATCCGCGATGCCGTACGGGCCCGGCTGCTGCGCACCATCGCCCGGGGCGCCTGGGGCCGCGAGGAGATCCCACCGCTCGCCCGCATCGCCCTGACCGGCTGGCTCACCAGCGTCGAGGGCGTCACCCTCGACTGGATCGCGGCCCCGGAGATACCCCGCGAGACGGTGACCGCCCTGCTGGTGCGCGGGCTGGGCGACACCCTGCGGCTGATCGAGGAGTACGAGCCGACCTGCCCGGCGCCGTCCCGGCCGTCCTCCTGA
- a CDS encoding acyl carrier protein: MTGTVPERAGAGPATETASQGATGARGGSRSRAQVLDRLRALYAEALEYPPDVLTDAAGLEADLGVDSLKQTALLRRVMEEFALDDPPGSLNLATLGTLADVADHVMSSKPVQEAAA, translated from the coding sequence GTGACGGGCACGGTTCCCGAACGGGCCGGTGCAGGCCCCGCTACGGAAACCGCCTCCCAGGGCGCGACCGGCGCGAGGGGCGGTTCCCGGTCCCGCGCACAGGTACTGGACCGCCTTCGCGCGCTGTACGCGGAGGCTCTGGAGTACCCGCCTGATGTGCTCACCGATGCCGCCGGGCTCGAGGCCGACCTTGGTGTCGACTCCCTCAAACAGACGGCATTGCTGCGCCGCGTCATGGAGGAATTCGCTCTCGACGATCCCCCGGGGAGCCTGAACCTGGCCACGCTGGGGACTCTCGCGGACGTCGCCGACCACGTCATGTCGTCCAAGCCCGTTCAGGAGGCCGCGGCATGA